One Colius striatus isolate bColStr4 chromosome 10, bColStr4.1.hap1, whole genome shotgun sequence genomic region harbors:
- the SNX7 gene encoding sorting nexin-7, with protein sequence MEAEGWVPAPLLPPPASGGGGGGGTRAAAAAAVPAGAREPLLAAAADVLALDDEEDDLEVFSKDASLAEVNSFSPSMPISPSSMINQYKFEDEPELRDLFITVDDPESHITAIETFITYRVVTKTSRSEFDSSEYEVRRRYQDFLWLKSKLEEAHPTLIIPPLPEKFIMKGMVERFSDEFIETRRKALHKFLNRIADHPTLTFHEDFKVFLTAQAWELSSHKKQGPGLLSRVGQTVRAVASSVRGGVKNRPEVFTEMNDYMETFSQKINVLDKIAHRIYKEQREYFNEMKEYGPIHTLWSASEEDIADSLKGVASCIDKCCKATERRMAGLSESLLPVLHEYVLYTDILMGVLKRRDQIQGELDSKVDALANKKTEKDLFSEEIGKLEDKVECANNALKADWDRWKQNMQSDMRATFTHVAENNLRYYEECLATWQSFLASQAVDLHVEEDSEDRT encoded by the exons ATGGAGGCGGAGGGCTGGGTACCGGCGCCGCTGCTCCCCCCGCCTGcctccggcggcggcggcgggggagggACCCGAGCTGCGGCCGCGGCTGCCGTGCCCGCGGGTGCCCGGGAGCCGCtgctcgccgccgccgccgacGTGCTGGCGCTGGACGACGAGGAGGATGACTTGGAGGTGTTCAGCAAG GACGCATCCCTGGCTGAGGTAAACTCATTCAGTCCTTCAATGCCAATATCCCCCTCATCGATGATAAACCAGTATAAATTTGAAGATGAACCAGAATTAAGAGATCTCTTCATTACAGTCGATGACCCTGAAAGCCACATTACAGCCATTGAGACGTTTATTACATACAGAGTGGTCACAAAG ACATCTCGTAGTGAATTTGACTCCAGTGAATACGAAGTTCGAAGACGGTACCAGGATTTCCTTTGGTTGAAGAGCAAGCTTGAAGAAGCCCACCCAACACTGATTATCCCT ccaCTGCCTGAAAAATTCATCATGAAAGGAATGGTGGAAAGATTCAGTGATGAGTTCATTGAGACTCGAAGAAAAGCGTTACATAAATTCCTGAACCGGATTGCTGATCACCCAACTTTAACTTTCCACGAGGACTTCAAAGTCTTCCTGACTGCACAGGCCTGG GAACTCTCCTCACACAAGAAGCAGGGCCCTGGGCTGCTGAGCAGAGTGGGCCAGACGGTCAGAGCTGTAGCATCCTCAGTAAGGGGAGGAGTTAAAAATCGCCCCGAGGTGTTTACAGAAATGAACGATTATATGGAAACGTTCAGTCAGAAAATAAACGTGCTGGACAAGATAGCTCACAGAATTTACAAGGAACAAAGGG AGTACTTCAATGAAATGAAGGAATACGGCCCCATCCACACGCTCTGGTCAGCATCAGAAGAAGACATAGCAGACTCCCTGAAAGGTGTTGCCAGCTGCATCGACAAGTGCTGCAAGGCCACGGAGAGGCGCATGGCAGGTCTCTCGGAAAGCCTACTCCCCGTCTTACACGAGTACGTCCTCTACACTGACATTCTGATG GGTGTTTTGAAAAGGAGAGACCAAATTCAAGGCGAGCTGGACTCCAAAGTTGATGCTTTAGCcaataaaaagacagaaaaggatcTG TTCTCAGAAGAGATTGGGAAACTTGAAGACAAAGTTGAATGTGCCAATAATGCTCTGAAAGCAGATTGGGACAGGTGGAAGCAAAACATGCAAAGTGATATGAGAGCAACGTTCACTCACGTGGCTGAGAACAATCTCCGTTATTATGAAGAG